In one Carettochelys insculpta isolate YL-2023 chromosome 6, ASM3395843v1, whole genome shotgun sequence genomic region, the following are encoded:
- the LOC142015187 gene encoding olfactory receptor 5AR1-like: MEEGNHSVVTEFILIGLTDRPEIQVPLFVVFLLIYVLTLLGNGGLILLVMIDRRLHTPMYFFLENLSLCDLCYPSIIAPKMLVNFLAARKSISYTACAVQVFLFSTFADAVCLLLAVMAYDRYVAICNPLLYTVTMSRWRCNQLLAGCYVLGVVDSIIATSLTFRLSFCSSNIINHFYCEIPPMLPLSCSNTRNNEIVLFACTCFITLTSAVIILLSYLHIFFTILQIRSAGGRCKAFSTCTFHLTAAVIFYGSALFMYFRPTSSYSMDTDKMASVFYTLVSPMLNPLIYSLRNSEVKDALKSAMNKLLNNF; this comes from the coding sequence ATGGAAGAGGGAAATCACTCAGTGGTGACTGAGTTCATTCTCATAGGACTGACAGATCGTCCGGAGATTCAGGTCCCCTTGTTTGTTGTGTTCCTGTTGATTTATGTTCTCACCCTGCTGGGGAATGGGGGGCTGATCTTGTTAGTTATGATTGATCGcagactccacacccccatgtattttttCCTTGAGAACTTGTCCTTATGTGATCTCTGCTATCCCTCCATAATAGCTCCTAAGATGCTGGTGAATTTCTTAGCTGCAAGGAAAAGCATTTCTTACACTGCCTGCGCTGTGCAGGTGTTCCTCTTTTCCACTTTTGCAGATGCTGTGTGCCTCTTGCTGGCTGTGATGGCGTATGACCGTTATGTGGCCATCTGTAACCCACTGCTCTACACGGTCACCATGTCCAGGTGGCGTTGTAACCAGCTCCTTGCTGGATGCTATGTTCTGGGGGTGGTGGATTCAATCATAGCCACATCTTTGACATTTCGGCTGTCATTTTGCAGCTCTAATATCATCAACCATTTCTACTGTGAGATCCCCCCGATGCTGCCGCTCTCCTGTTCCAACACCCGCAACAATGAAATTGTGCTGTTTGCCTGCACATGCTTCATAACACTGACCAGTGCAGTGATCATTCTCCTCTCCTATCTCCATATTTTTTTCACCATCCTGCAGATCCGCTCAGCTGGGGGCCGGtgcaaagccttctccacctgcactTTCCACTTGACCGCTGCAGTCATATTTTATGGGTCTGCACTTTTTATGTATTTTCGACCTACCTCCAGCTATTCCATGGACACGGACAAAATGGCCTCTGTGTTTTACACACTGGTGAGCCCCATGTTGAACCCCCTCATCTACAGCCTGAGGAACTCAGAGGTAAAGGATGCCCTGAAGAGTGCAATGAATAAACTCCTAAACAATTTTTGA